In one window of Desulfonatronospira thiodismutans ASO3-1 DNA:
- the rpsR gene encoding 30S ribosomal protein S18, whose product MVYKKFAPRKKFCRFCASKENILDYKNVDMLKDFITDRGKIIARRITGNCAKHQRALTTEIKKARQMALLYYTATHSTDVRKKTT is encoded by the coding sequence ATGGTATACAAGAAATTCGCCCCCCGGAAAAAGTTCTGCCGTTTCTGCGCCTCCAAGGAAAATATCCTGGACTACAAGAACGTGGATATGCTCAAGGACTTCATTACTGACCGGGGCAAAATCATCGCCCGCAGGATCACCGGCAACTGCGCCAAGCATCAGAGGGCGCTCACCACTGAAATCAAAAAGGCCAGACAGATGGCACTGCTGTATTACACTGCAACTCACAGCACAGACGTCAGGAAAAAGACAACTTAG
- the ispG gene encoding flavodoxin-dependent (E)-4-hydroxy-3-methylbut-2-enyl-diphosphate synthase, with protein MQRRKTREINIGNVGIGGDNPIRVQSMTNTPTRDVQATLKQINSLVRAGCELVRLAVPDMESALSLPGIKSRSPVPLIADIHFDHRLALKSLEAGMDGLRLNPGNIGGPGKVSSVVQEAGKRGVPIRIGVNSGSVEKKLLDKYGGPVPEAMVESAMGHVRLLEEQGFELIKVSLKSSSAPDTIKAYSLMADERDYPLHIGITEAGTPLRGAAKSGVGLGILLHLGLGDTLRVSLTGSPVQEMTVAWEILRSLGLRQRGPEIISCPTCGRTEIDLPALAQAVEDRLRDVDEVFTVAVMGCVVNGPGEAREADIGLAGGRDCGIIFRKGEVVRKVRGKELIPEFMAELDRFLGLT; from the coding sequence ATGCAAAGGCGAAAAACCCGCGAAATAAATATCGGCAATGTCGGCATCGGTGGAGACAACCCCATCCGGGTACAGAGCATGACCAACACACCCACCCGGGATGTGCAGGCCACCCTGAAGCAGATAAACAGCCTGGTCCGGGCCGGTTGTGAACTGGTCCGCCTGGCTGTTCCGGACATGGAGTCTGCGCTTAGCCTGCCCGGGATAAAAAGCAGGTCTCCTGTACCCTTGATCGCGGATATTCATTTTGACCACCGCCTGGCGCTCAAATCGCTGGAGGCCGGGATGGATGGACTGCGCCTGAATCCCGGCAATATAGGAGGTCCAGGCAAGGTGTCCAGTGTGGTGCAGGAGGCTGGAAAACGCGGCGTGCCCATCCGTATAGGCGTCAACAGCGGGTCTGTGGAAAAAAAGCTGCTGGATAAGTACGGCGGTCCTGTACCCGAGGCCATGGTGGAAAGCGCCATGGGTCATGTCCGCCTCCTGGAGGAGCAGGGCTTTGAGCTTATCAAAGTATCCCTTAAGTCCTCCTCTGCACCGGATACCATTAAGGCCTACAGCCTCATGGCTGATGAACGTGATTACCCCCTGCACATAGGAATAACCGAGGCCGGCACACCCCTGCGCGGGGCTGCCAAATCCGGTGTGGGCCTGGGTATCCTCCTGCACCTGGGACTGGGCGACACCCTGCGTGTATCCCTGACCGGCAGCCCGGTGCAGGAAATGACCGTGGCCTGGGAAATTCTACGGTCCCTGGGGCTCCGGCAGAGGGGACCGGAAATCATATCCTGCCCCACCTGCGGACGGACAGAAATAGATCTTCCGGCCCTGGCCCAGGCGGTGGAAGACAGGCTAAGAGATGTGGACGAGGTGTTTACCGTGGCTGTTATGGGTTGCGTGGTCAATGGTCCCGGAGAAGCCAGGGAGGCTGATATAGGCCTGGCCGGGGGCCGGGATTGCGGCATAATTTTCAGAAAAGGTGAGGTAGTGCGCAAAGTAAGGGGAAAGGAGCTGATTCCAGAGTTCATGGCTGAACTGGACCGATTTTTGGGCTTGACATAA
- a CDS encoding NUDIX hydrolase: MSGKEDPASAWLRWAREIQAISGIGLLFSKNHHDEKNFSRLQEIAAEMAEMHSNMDYTRAMNIFQDQSGYVTVKVDVRGAVIQDGRIMLVKEIKDGLWCLPGGWADVGETPSEMVAREVWEESGYNVVPERLVGVYDANRGGRPISFFHAYKIVFMCRITGGHARTSPETSAVDFFDFDDLPVLSSNRTNERHLEHVRACLMDPQRPAAFD, from the coding sequence ATGTCTGGAAAAGAAGATCCGGCTTCAGCCTGGCTTCGCTGGGCCAGGGAAATACAGGCCATAAGCGGGATCGGGCTTTTATTCAGCAAGAATCACCACGACGAGAAAAACTTTTCCCGGCTGCAGGAAATAGCAGCGGAAATGGCCGAGATGCATTCCAACATGGATTACACCCGGGCCATGAACATTTTTCAGGACCAGAGCGGCTATGTCACGGTCAAGGTGGATGTGCGCGGAGCAGTGATACAGGACGGGCGCATCATGCTGGTAAAAGAGATAAAGGACGGCCTGTGGTGCCTGCCCGGGGGCTGGGCCGACGTAGGGGAAACACCCTCGGAGATGGTGGCCAGGGAAGTCTGGGAGGAAAGCGGGTACAACGTGGTTCCGGAGCGCCTGGTGGGAGTGTACGACGCCAACCGGGGAGGGCGGCCCATCTCCTTTTTCCATGCCTACAAGATTGTCTTCATGTGCCGCATAACCGGAGGCCATGCCCGGACCAGTCCCGAGACTTCCGCGGTGGATTTTTTTGATTTCGACGATCTGCCTGTTCTTTCCTCCAACCGCACCAATGAGCGCCACCTTGAACATGTAAGAGCCTGCCTTATGGATCCGCAACGTCCGGCAGCATTTGATTAG
- the rplI gene encoding 50S ribosomal protein L9: MQLILRADVDNLGRLGDVVRVKPGYARNYLIPQRLAYPATKANLNIFEQERKRLQEKMDAIRREAQSLGEKLEEANVVMPVRVGEHDKLYGSVTTAMIADALAQQGIDIDKRKIVLDNPIRNLGEYEIGVKLHHDIQANVKVSVVRHDSEQVTGQSGEES; encoded by the coding sequence ATGCAGCTGATATTAAGAGCAGACGTGGACAACCTGGGTCGACTGGGCGACGTGGTCAGGGTCAAGCCAGGATATGCCCGCAATTATTTAATCCCTCAAAGACTGGCCTACCCGGCCACCAAGGCAAATCTAAATATCTTTGAGCAGGAAAGAAAACGCCTGCAGGAAAAAATGGATGCCATCCGCCGCGAAGCCCAGAGTCTGGGAGAAAAGCTGGAGGAAGCAAATGTGGTCATGCCCGTGCGGGTGGGCGAACACGACAAACTTTACGGTTCTGTAACCACGGCCATGATTGCCGACGCCCTTGCCCAGCAGGGCATTGATATCGACAAACGCAAAATAGTACTGGACAACCCCATAAGAAACCTCGGGGAATACGAAATCGGGGTCAAACTCCACCATGACATCCAGGCCAATGTAAAGGTCAGTGTTGTAAGACATGACAGCGAACAAGTCACCGGGCAGTCAGGGGAAGAATCCTGA
- a CDS encoding TRAP transporter substrate-binding protein: MKTKSAFFSSLFILACVSLMFACSAENGQDVGEAPHEPIELSMVTFWPASHPQVEKGHNSWIEEVETRTQGRVKINLHAGESLLGAREIFSGVEDGVADIGSTCPAYTPGMFPLTEVFELPGYRNANSIAASLTVHEGYKKFKEDLEVDEFSSVKVLMFWATGPGDIMSKIPVETLEDMQRLEMRAAGGSAVPVKTLGAVPHSMPMSEAYLALDQGLVNSILGPTDTMKGFRLAEVVQYVTRTPFLYNIPFVKVMNQDAWNSLPEDVQDIFEELNEEFVIKYGQIFADASREGLQFARDEHGIEVIELSGEEEDRWIERLDMVVDDWIEEKKARGLPAEEAVSITRELDEKFSSEYGDY, from the coding sequence ATGAAAACCAAGTCCGCTTTTTTCTCGAGTCTTTTTATTCTGGCCTGTGTTAGCCTTATGTTTGCCTGTTCTGCGGAGAACGGTCAGGATGTCGGTGAAGCACCCCATGAACCCATTGAACTGAGCATGGTCACTTTCTGGCCTGCCTCCCATCCCCAGGTGGAAAAGGGACATAATTCCTGGATAGAGGAGGTGGAGACAAGAACTCAGGGCAGGGTCAAGATCAATTTGCATGCAGGAGAGTCACTGCTCGGGGCCAGGGAGATATTCAGTGGAGTTGAAGATGGTGTTGCTGATATCGGAAGTACCTGTCCGGCTTATACTCCGGGGATGTTTCCCCTGACAGAGGTCTTTGAGCTGCCCGGTTACCGCAATGCCAATTCAATAGCTGCATCCCTGACTGTTCACGAGGGATACAAAAAATTCAAGGAAGACCTGGAAGTGGATGAGTTTTCCAGTGTCAAGGTGCTCATGTTCTGGGCCACCGGCCCGGGAGATATTATGAGCAAGATACCTGTGGAAACCCTGGAAGACATGCAGCGCCTGGAGATGCGTGCGGCTGGAGGCAGTGCAGTTCCCGTGAAGACCCTTGGGGCTGTCCCTCATTCAATGCCCATGTCCGAGGCCTACCTGGCCCTTGACCAGGGCCTGGTGAATTCCATTCTTGGACCCACGGATACCATGAAAGGATTCAGGCTGGCGGAAGTTGTCCAGTATGTAACTAGAACCCCTTTTCTGTACAACATACCCTTTGTAAAGGTGATGAATCAGGATGCCTGGAATTCTCTGCCTGAGGACGTGCAGGATATCTTTGAAGAGCTGAACGAGGAGTTTGTCATAAAGTATGGCCAAATATTTGCGGATGCCTCCCGGGAGGGCCTTCAGTTTGCCAGGGATGAGCACGGCATTGAGGTTATTGAATTGTCCGGGGAAGAAGAGGACAGATGGATCGAGCGCCTGGATATGGTGGTCGATGACTGGATAGAAGAGAAAAAAGCCAGGGGACTGCCTGCAGAGGAGGCTGTTAGTATTACCAGGGAGCTGGATGAAAAGTTTTCCTCTGAGTATGGTGATTATTAA
- the rpsF gene encoding 30S ribosomal protein S6: MQARYETLLLLNPELGSDGSNALLEKFSGVLEKNGGQVIKNDDWGLKTLAYPVKKQTRGRYIRMEYSLPAAQVSEFERNIRIADGVFKFLTVKLPQEKVQEEE; the protein is encoded by the coding sequence ATGCAGGCAAGGTATGAAACGCTTTTGCTGCTGAACCCGGAGCTGGGTTCAGACGGAAGCAATGCACTGCTGGAGAAATTCTCCGGCGTACTGGAAAAAAACGGCGGCCAGGTCATCAAGAATGACGACTGGGGACTGAAAACCCTGGCCTATCCCGTCAAAAAGCAGACCCGCGGTCGCTACATCCGCATGGAGTACTCCCTCCCGGCTGCCCAGGTCTCGGAATTCGAGCGCAACATCCGTATTGCAGACGGCGTGTTTAAGTTTTTGACAGTAAAACTGCCCCAGGAAAAGGTTCAGGAGGAAGAATAA